In Nicotiana tabacum cultivar K326 chromosome 17, ASM71507v2, whole genome shotgun sequence, one DNA window encodes the following:
- the LOC107820201 gene encoding lysine-specific demethylase JMJ26-like: MATLIAKQRPLSSQNAPRMRNPSKVFRKRNFILTCDEENHGKDNAASLLNVTEFPNKKPKLCSDNVIPRGRRTMTERVGVVIRKGVPEDARLSGGLEERIKTAQKPKKNMITSHQRTKTIATGKESDDSRSRMHHRSAKKDSSFLSWDDFISDDEEDEECKEEEDEEYCPGPLTKSKMPLDEEYCLGPLTKSQMSLDEEYCPGPLTKSQMPLDEALNSLRNSEKLWRTSKQEKVLKNGPMRNKRNDKVKDEPLECRDRLKLSTSTKSILLSGNPQRKGMPDKVNLEQSLGTSSKKMTQKGDNTMNKVEYGTGEKWGACKKKPSLSKVGKKMPGTQEIEGSGNKRVPAKLNGEKCLGTSRKKKIPKTMDKVDESEDEWDVCKEKPSLSKDGKKTQEIHEKDAENKRISVRRVAASFKRYGHDYYVGEWEDDTEGYEVLPISNGHHIPSNTRSQRIDVSHDLKPKDSPKDIKKNSVKLSACSSSPSSSSSSGSKISRSGIDRSTNMKVNFQPPKCHQCRRSDRRTVVPCMKCKKKLYCIQCIREWYPELEEEEVSEVCPYCRGKCNCNLCLHSSGTLKTSRWDLTDREKIEHLHYLIIELLPFLKEIHQEQIQEIEMESSIRGVSSSSVEIKQSLYQNDERVYCNNCSTSIIDLHRSCPSCSYELCLSCCQELREGKFPGNSDEAVFQYLDRGYDYMHGGDLLHENFHNMKISQDQKKPITWIANYDGNIMCAPVEMGGCGNCILDLKHLLPKNWISTLQAKAERILIQCNFAQIISQPICTTDDPELLHKAASRVGSDDNCLYSPTAKDAMKDDALLHFRRHWAKGEPVIVRDVLEHTSGLSWEPMVMWRALCESTDSKILTSMSEVKAIDCLAGCQVEINTRKFFKGYTEGRTYKNLWPEMLKLKDWPPSDKFEDLLPRHCDEFISALPFQEYTDPRIGILNLAVKLPTGVLKPDLGPKTYIAYGMTKELGRGDSVTKLHCDMSDAINILTHTAEMAVSDEQQSAIESLKQKHRAQDERECLEHDGNEYPMKISSGIRREEKTPETTGGALWDIFRREDVPKLEEYLLKHAKEFRHTYCCPVDQVFHPIHDQTFYLTLEHKRKLKEEFGIEPWTFEQRLGEAVFIPAGCPHQVRNLKSCTKVAADFVSPENIQECLRLTAEFRKLPRGHKVREDKLEIKKMIIHAINQVVTDLEQLTYIV; the protein is encoded by the exons ATGGCGACGTTAATTGCGAAACAACGACCATTGAGCAGTCAGAACGCCCCAAGAATGAGAAATCCGTCTAaggtttttaggaagagaaatttTATCCTAACTTGTGATGAAGAAAATCACGGAAAGGACAATGCAGCATCGCTGCTCAACGTTACAGAGTTCCCTAATAAGAAACCAAAGCTTTGTTCTGATAATGTCATCCCCCGTGGCAGAAGAACTATGACAGAGCGTGTTGGTGTTGTAATCAGGAAAGGGGTTCCGGAGGATGCACGTTTATCGGGTGGATTggaagagagaataaaaacagCACAAAAGCCAAAGAAGAACATGATCACGTCACATCAGAGGACCAAGACAATAGCTACTGGAAAGGAATCCGATGACTCACGTAGTAGAATGCATCATCGTTCAGCAAAGAAGGATTCAAGTTTTTTAAGTTGGGATGACTTCATCAGTGATGATGAAGAAGACGAGGAGTgcaaagaggaagaagatgaagagtATTGTCCAGGACCCTTAACGAAATCTAAGATGCCACTTGATGAAGAGTATTGTCTAGGACCCTTAACGAAATCTCAGATGTCACTTGATGAAGAGTATTGTCCAGGACCCTTAACGAAATCTCAGATGCCACTTGATGAAGCTTTGAATAGTTTAAGAAACTCAGAAAAGCTTTGGAGAACTTCCAAGCAGGAAAAAGTTCTTAAAAATGGACCTATGAGAAATAAAAGGAATGATAAAGTGAAAGACGAGCCTCTCGAGTGCAGGGACAGACTTAAACTTTCTACCTCCACAAAAAGCATTCTTCTAAGTGGAAATCCGCAGAGGAAAGGGATGCCTGATAAAGTAAATCTAGAACAATCTCTTGGAACTTCAAGCAAGAAGATGACTCAAAAAGGAGATAATACAATGAACAAGGTGGAATATGGAACTGGAGAAAAATGGGGCGCGTGCAAGAAAAAACCAAGTTTGTCCAAGGTTGGAAAGAAAATGCCGGGCACTCAAGAAATTGAAGGCTCAGGGAATAAAAGGGTGCCTGctaaattaaatggagaaaaatGTCTAGGAACGTCACGCAAGAAGAAGATTCCTAAGACAATGGACAAGGTGGATGAAAGTGAAGACGAGTGGGATGTGTGCAAGGAAAAGCCAAGTCTGTCCAAGGATGGAAAAAAGACGcaggaaattcatgaaaaagatgCAGAGAATAAAAGGATATCAGTAAGACGTGTTGCTGCCTCATTCAAGAGATACGGTCATGATTATTATGTTGGTGAGTGGGAAGATGATACTGAGGGGTATGAGGTTTTGCCAATAAGCAATGGACATCATATACCAAGTAACACAAGAAGCCAGAGAATTGATGTTTCACATGATCTGAAACCAAAAGATAGTCcaaaagatattaaaaaaaattcagtaAAGTTGTCTGCTTGTAGTTCATCGCCTTCCTCCTCGTCGTCCTCTGGTTCAAAAATTTCAAGAAGTGGAATAGATAGATCTACAAACATGAAG GTGAATTTTCAGCCTCCAAAGTGTCATCAATGCAGAAGAAGTGATAGAAGAACTGTTGTTCCTTGTATGAAGTGCAAGAAGAAATTATACTGTATCCAGTGCATCAGGGAATG GTATCCTGAATTGGAAGAAGAGGAAGTTTCAGAGGTTTGTCCATATTGTCGTGGAAAATGTAATTGCAACCTGTGCTTACACTCAAGTGGCACACTTAAG ACATCAAGATGGGATCTCACCGATCGTGAAAAGATTGAGCATTTGCACTATTTGATTATCGAACTCCTCCCCTTTCTGAAAGAAATTCATCAGGAACAAATCCAGGAGATAGAGATGGAGTCTTCTATTCGTG GGGTATCTTCATCTTCAGTTGAAATTAAACAGTCACTTTATCAAAATGATGAGCGAGTTTACTG CAACAACTGTTCAACTTCAATAATCGATCTTCATCGAAGTTGCCCAAGTTGCTCATATGAGCTCTGTCTAAGTTGCTGCCAAGAGCTGCGGGAAGGCAAATTTCCGGGAAATAGTGATGAAGCAGTTTTCCAGTATTTAGACAGAGGCTATGATTACATGCACGGTGGAGATCTACTGCATGAAAATTTCCATAATATGAAAATTTCACAGGACCAGAAAAAACCAATTACTTGGATTGCTAATTATGATGGTAATATCATGTGTGCTCCTGTAGAAATGGGTGGATGTGGAAATTGTATTTTAGATCTGAAGCATCTGTTGCCGAAAAACTGGATCTCAACTTTGCAAGCAAAAGCGGAAAGAATTCTGATCCAATGCAATTTTGCCCAGATAATTTCTCAGCCAATTTGCACAACTGATGACCCTGAACTGTTACACAAAGCGGCTTCTAGGGTTGGTTCAGATGATAACTGCTTGTATTCCCCTACTGCAAAGGACGCTATGAAGGATGATGCACTTTTACACTTTCGCAGACACTGGGCCAAGGGTGAACCGGTGATAGTACGAGATGTTCTTGAGCACACAAGCGGTTTAAGCTGGGAACCAATGGTTATGTGGCGTGCATTATGTGAGAGCACTGATTCAAAGATCCTTACAAGTATGTCAGAAGTAAAGGCTATCGACTGCCTGGCTGGTTGTCAG GTTGAGATCAATACTCGAAAGTTTTTTAAAGGCTATACAGAGGGCAGAACATACAAAAATCTCTGGCCTGAAATGCTCAAACTTAAAGACTGGCCACCATCTGACAAGTTTGAGGATCTCTTGCCTCGCCACTGTGATGAGTTTATCAGTGCTTTGCCATTCCAGGAGTACACAGATCCAAGGATAGGTATTCTGAATCTTGCCGTTAAATTACCAACAGGTGTCTTAAAACCTGACTTGGGTCCAAAGACATACATTGCGTATGGTATGACGAAAGAACTTGGAAGAGGGGATTCGGTGACAAAGCTTCACTGCGATATGTCAGATGCG ATAAATATTTTGACACACACAGCAGAGATGGCTGTAAGTGATGAGCAGCAGTCTGCAATTGAGAGTTTGAAACAGAAGCATAGAGCTCAAGATGAAAGAGAGTGCCTCGAGCATGATGGCAACGAATATCCTATGAAGATATCTAGTGGGATCAGAAGGGAGGAGAAAACACCTGAGACGACTGGAGGTGCCTTGTGGGACATCTTCAGAAGGGAAGACGTACCCAAGTTGGAGGAGTATCTTTTAAAGCACGCAAAAGAATTTAGGCACACTTACTGTTGTCCTGTTGATCAGGTTTTTCACCCGATCCACGATCAAACCTTCTACTTAACTTTGGAGCACAAGAGAAAACTAAAGGAAGAATTTG ggaTTGAGCCTTGGACCTTTGAGCAAAGACTTGGAGAGGCAGTTTTCATTCCTGCAGGATGCCCTCACCAAGTGCGTAATCTCAAG TCGTGTACCAAAGTTGCTGCCGATTTTGTTTCTCCTGAAAACATTCAAGAATGCCTCCGCCTCACAGCGGAGTTTAGGAAATTGCCAAGAGGCCACAAGGTCAGAGAAGACAAACTAGAG ATAAAGAAAATGATTATTCATGCAATCAACCAAGTTGTCACAGATTTGGAGCAGCTTACATACATAGTTTAG